One Microtus pennsylvanicus isolate mMicPen1 chromosome 3, mMicPen1.hap1, whole genome shotgun sequence DNA window includes the following coding sequences:
- the Hmbs gene encoding porphobilinogen deaminase isoform X1 — MSGNGSAAATAGENGSKMRVIRVGTRKSQLARIQTDSVVAMLKTLHPGMQFEIIAMSTTGDKILDTALSKIGEKSLFTKELEYALEKNEVDLVVHSLKDVPTILPPGFTIGAICKRENPCDAVVFHPKFMGKTLETLPEKSAVGTSSLRRVAQLQRKFPHLEFRSIRGNLNTRLRKLDEQQEFSAIVLAVAGLQRMGWQNRVGQILHPEECMYAVGQGALAVEVRAKDQDILDLVSVLHDPETLLRCIAERAFLRHLEGGCSVPVAVHTVMSDGQLYLTGGVWSLDGSDSMQETMQATIQVPVQHEEGPEDDPQLVGITARNIPRGAQVAAENLGISLASLLLNKGAKNILDVARQLNDVR; from the exons ATGTCCGGTAACGGCAGCGCGGCTGCAACGGCG GGAGAAAACGGCTCAAAGATGAGGGTGATTCGCGTGGGGACCCGTAAGAGCCAG CTGGCTCGCATACAGACGGACTCTGTGGTGGCGATGCTGAAAACCTTGCACCCGGGCATGCAGTTTGAAATCA TTGCCATGTCTACCACGGGGGACAAGATTCTCGATACTGCACTCTCTAAG ATTGGAGAGAAAAGCCTGTTTACCAAGGAGCTAGAATACGCCCTGGAGAAGAATGA AGTGGACCTGGTTGTTCACTCGCTGAAGGATGTGCCCACTATACTACCTCCTGGCTTCACCATTGGAGCCATCTGCAA ACGGGAAAATCCTTGTGATGCTGTTGTCTTTCACCCAAAATTTATGGGGAAGACTCTAGAAACTTTGCCAGAGAAAAG CGCGGTGGGAACCAGCTCCCTGAGGAGAGTGGCCCAGCTGCAGAGAAAATTCCCACATCTGGAATTCAGGAGTATT CGGGGCAACCTCAACACCCGACTGCGGAAGCTGGATGAGCAGCAGGAGTTCAGTGCCATCGTCCTGGCTGTGGCTGGTCTGCAGCGCATGGGCTGGCAGAACCGGGTGGGGCAG ATCTTGCATCCAGAGGAATGTATGTACGCTGTGGGTCAG GGAGCCCTAGCTGTGGAAGTCCGAGCCAAGGACCAGGATATCTTGGATCTAGTGAGTGTGTTGCACGACCCTGAGACTCTGCTTCGCTGCATCGCTGAGAGGGCCTTTCTGAGGCACCTG GAAGGGGGCTGCAGCGTGCCAGTAGCAGTGCACACGGTGATGAGCGATGGACAG CTGTACCTGACTGGAGGAGTCTGGAGTCTAGACGGCTCAGATAGCATGCAAGAGACTATGCAGGCCACCATCCAGGTCCCTGTCCAG CATGAAGAGGGTCCAGAGGATGACCCACAGCTGGTTGGAATCACTGCCCGGAACATTCCAAGAGGAGCCCAGGTAGCTGCTGAGAACCTGGGCATCAGCCTGGCCAGCTTGTTGCTGAACAAAGGAGCCAAGAACATCCTGGATGTTGCACGGCAGCTTAATGATGTGCGCTAA
- the Hmbs gene encoding porphobilinogen deaminase isoform X2, producing the protein MRVIRVGTRKSQLARIQTDSVVAMLKTLHPGMQFEIIAMSTTGDKILDTALSKIGEKSLFTKELEYALEKNEVDLVVHSLKDVPTILPPGFTIGAICKRENPCDAVVFHPKFMGKTLETLPEKSAVGTSSLRRVAQLQRKFPHLEFRSIRGNLNTRLRKLDEQQEFSAIVLAVAGLQRMGWQNRVGQILHPEECMYAVGQGALAVEVRAKDQDILDLVSVLHDPETLLRCIAERAFLRHLEGGCSVPVAVHTVMSDGQLYLTGGVWSLDGSDSMQETMQATIQVPVQHEEGPEDDPQLVGITARNIPRGAQVAAENLGISLASLLLNKGAKNILDVARQLNDVR; encoded by the exons ATGAGGGTGATTCGCGTGGGGACCCGTAAGAGCCAG CTGGCTCGCATACAGACGGACTCTGTGGTGGCGATGCTGAAAACCTTGCACCCGGGCATGCAGTTTGAAATCA TTGCCATGTCTACCACGGGGGACAAGATTCTCGATACTGCACTCTCTAAG ATTGGAGAGAAAAGCCTGTTTACCAAGGAGCTAGAATACGCCCTGGAGAAGAATGA AGTGGACCTGGTTGTTCACTCGCTGAAGGATGTGCCCACTATACTACCTCCTGGCTTCACCATTGGAGCCATCTGCAA ACGGGAAAATCCTTGTGATGCTGTTGTCTTTCACCCAAAATTTATGGGGAAGACTCTAGAAACTTTGCCAGAGAAAAG CGCGGTGGGAACCAGCTCCCTGAGGAGAGTGGCCCAGCTGCAGAGAAAATTCCCACATCTGGAATTCAGGAGTATT CGGGGCAACCTCAACACCCGACTGCGGAAGCTGGATGAGCAGCAGGAGTTCAGTGCCATCGTCCTGGCTGTGGCTGGTCTGCAGCGCATGGGCTGGCAGAACCGGGTGGGGCAG ATCTTGCATCCAGAGGAATGTATGTACGCTGTGGGTCAG GGAGCCCTAGCTGTGGAAGTCCGAGCCAAGGACCAGGATATCTTGGATCTAGTGAGTGTGTTGCACGACCCTGAGACTCTGCTTCGCTGCATCGCTGAGAGGGCCTTTCTGAGGCACCTG GAAGGGGGCTGCAGCGTGCCAGTAGCAGTGCACACGGTGATGAGCGATGGACAG CTGTACCTGACTGGAGGAGTCTGGAGTCTAGACGGCTCAGATAGCATGCAAGAGACTATGCAGGCCACCATCCAGGTCCCTGTCCAG CATGAAGAGGGTCCAGAGGATGACCCACAGCTGGTTGGAATCACTGCCCGGAACATTCCAAGAGGAGCCCAGGTAGCTGCTGAGAACCTGGGCATCAGCCTGGCCAGCTTGTTGCTGAACAAAGGAGCCAAGAACATCCTGGATGTTGCACGGCAGCTTAATGATGTGCGCTAA
- the H2ax gene encoding histone H2AX — MSGRGKTGGKARAKAKSRSSRAGLQFPVGRVHRLLRKGHYAERVGAGAPVYLAAVLEYLTAEILELAGNAARDNKKTRIIPRHLQLAIRNDEELNKLLGGVTIAQGGVLPNIQAVLLPKKTSATVGPKTPAGGKKATQASQEY; from the coding sequence ATGTCGGGTCGCGGCAAGACCGGAGGCAAGGCCCGCGCCAAGGCCAAGTCCCGCTCGTCGCGCGCGGGCCTGCAGTTCCCTGTAGGCCGAGTGCACCGGCTGCTGCGGAAAGGCCACTATGCCGAGCGCGTGGGCGCAGGCGCGCCGGTGTACCTGGCGGCCGTGCTGGAGTACCTCACCGCCGAGATCCTGGAGCTGGCGGGCAACGCGGCCCGCGACAACAAGAAGACGCGCATCATCCCGCGCCACCTGCAGCTGGCCATCCGCAACGACGAAGAGCTCAACAAGCTGCTGGGCGGCGTGACGATCGCGCAGGGCGGCGTCCTGCCCAACATCCAGGCCGTGCTGCTGCCCAAGAAGACCAGCGCCACCGTGGGGCCCAAGACGCCGGCGGGCGGCAAGAAGGCCACCCAGGCCTCCCAGGAGTACTGA
- the Dpagt1 gene encoding UDP-N-acetylglucosamine--dolichyl-phosphate N-acetylglucosaminephosphotransferase: MWAFPELPLPLLVNLIGSLLGFVATVTLIPAFRSHFIAARLCGQDLNKLSRQQIPESQGVISGAVFLIILFCFIPFPFLNCFVEEQCKAFPHHEFVALIGALLAICCMIFLGFADDVLNLRWRHKLLLPTAASLPLLMVYFTNFGNTTIVVPKPFRWILGLHLDLGILYYVYMGLLAVFCTNAINILAGINGLEAGQSLVICASIIVFNLVELEGDYRDDHVFSLYFMIPFFFTTLGLLYHNWYPSQVFVGDTFCYFAGMTFAVVGILGHFSKTMLLFFMPQVFNFLYSLPQLFHIIPCPRHRMPRLNAKTGKLEMSYSKFKTKSLSFLGTFILKVAENLRLVTVHRGEDEDGAFTECNNMTLINLLLKVFGPIHERKLTLLLLLLQILSSAVTFSIRYQLVRLFYDV; encoded by the exons ATGTGGGCCTTCCCAGAGTTGCCGCTGCCGCTGCTGGTCAATTTGATCGGCTCGCTGCTGGGTTTTGTAGCTACTGTCACCCTCATTCCTGCCTTCCGTAGCCACTTTATCGCTGCGCGCCTCTGTGGCCAGGATCTCAACAAGCTCAGCCGACAGCAGAT CCCAGAGTCCCAGGGAGTGATCAGCGGTGCTGTTTTCCTCATCATTCTCTTCTGCTTcatccctttccccttcctgaaCTGCTTTGTGGAGGAGCAGTGTAAGGCATTCCCCCACCATGAA TTTGTGGCCCTGATAGGTGCCCTCCTTGCCATCTGCTGCATGATCTTCCTGGGCTTCGCTGATGATGTACTCAATCTGCGCTGGCGCCACAAGCTGCTGCTGCCCACAGCTGCCTCGCTACCTCTCCTCATGGTCTACTTCACTAACTTTGGCAATACAACCATTGTGGTACCCAAGCCCTTCCGCTGGATTCTGGGCCTGCATTTGGACTTGG GGATCCTGTACTATGTCTACATGGGACTGCTTGCGGTGTTCTGTACTAATGCCATCAACATCCTAGCAGGAATTAATGGCCTAGAGGCTGGCCAGTCACTGGTCATCTGTGCTTCTATCATTGTCTTCAACCTGGTGGAACTGGAAG GTGATTATCGGGATGATCATGTCTTTTCCCTCTACTTCatgataccatttttttttaccaccttGGGATTGCTGTATCATAACTG GTACCCGTCCCAGGTGTTTGTGGGAGATACCTTCTGTTATTTTGCTGGCATGACCTTTGCTGTGGTGGGGATCTTGGGACACTTCAGCAAGACCATGCTGCTCTTCTTTATGCCACAAGTATTCAATTTCCTCTACTCGCTGCCTCAGCTCTTCCACATCATCCCATGTCCGCGGCACCGCATGCCCAG ACTCAATGCGAAGACAGGCAAACTGGAGATGAGCTattccaagttcaagaccaagAGCCTCTCTTTCTTGGGCACCTTTATTTTAAAG GTAGCAGAGAACCTTCGGCTAGTGACAGTTCACCGAGGTGAGGATGAGGATGGTGCCTTCACTGAATGTAACAACATGACCCTCATCAACTTGCTACTCAAAGTCTTCGGGCCCATACACGAGAGAAAACTCACACTGCTCTTGCTGCTACTACAG ATCCTGAGCAGTGCGGTCACCTTCTCCATTCGTTACCAGCTTGTCCGACTCTTCTATGATGTCTGA